GGAGGTCGGCTCGGAGGTGAGCCGGACCAAGGTCGGCGACTTCGTCATCGTGCCGTTCTGCCACTGCGACAACACCTGCCCGCACTGTGTGGCGGGCATGCAGTCCGCGTGCGTGAACCTCGGGATCACCCAGAGCGGCCAGGGGGAGTACGCCCGCGTCACCCAGGCCGACGGCAGCCTCGTCGCCACGGACGGCATGCCCGACGCGAACATGATCCCGTCGCTGCTCGCGCTCACCGACGTGATGGCCACCGGCTGGCACGCCGCCGTCGCCGCCGGCGTGAAGCCCGGCGATACCGCCGTCGTGGTCGGCGACGGAGCCGTCGGTCTCAGCGGCGTGCTGGCGGCCGCCCAGCTCGGGGCGGAGCGGGTGGTGGCGATGTCGCGCCACGAGCCCCGGCAGGAGATCGCCCGCGCCTTCGGCGCCACGGACATCGTCGCCGAGCGCGGCAAGGAGGGCGGCGCCCGCATCATGGAGCTGACCGACGGGGTCGGCGCGGACGCGGTGCTCGAGTGCGTCGGCACCGACCAGGCGATGAAGACGGCGTTCGCCGTCGCCCGTCCGGGCTCGACCGTCGGCTTCGTCGGCGTGCCGCACGGCGTCGAGCTGCCGATCCGCCGGATGTTCCAGAAGAACGTCGGCCTGGCCGGCGGGATGGCCCCGGTGCGCCGCTACCTCCCCGACCTGCTGGAGCGCGTCCTCTCCGGGGCCATCGACCCCGGCCGCGTCTTCGACCTGACGCTGCCCATGGCGGAGTCCGCCGAGGGCTACCGCGCCATGGACGAGCGCCGCGCGATCAAGGTCCTCCTCCAGCCGTGAGTGGGTCCGACAGCCCGCTGGTGCTCGGGCCGCTCCTGCGCCACGTCGACGAGACGTCGGCAGCCGTGTGGGTCGAGACCCGCGACGCGGGCACCGTCACGGTGCGGCGGGGTGAGACGTCCGCCAGCGCCCGGACCTTCGCGGTCCACGGGCACCACTACGCGCTCGTCGAGCTGGGCGACCTGCAGCCCGGGTCGACCGAGGCCTACGCCGTCGAGGTCGACGGCGAGCGGGTCTGGCCCGAGGCCGGCTCTCCCTTCCCGGCTCCCGTGATCGCCACGCTGGAGCCCGGGCGCCCGCTGCACCTGGCCTTCGGGTCGTGCCGCACCTCGGTGTCGCACGACGAGAAGGGCAACGGCACCCACGGCGTCGACGCGCTCCGGGCGTGGGCGCTGCGCGTGGCGGACCACGCCCCGCCGGTCGACCCCGACGACCCGGACCTGGCGCCCGACCGGCTGCCCGACCTCCTGCTCTTCCTCGGCGACCAGGTCTACGCCGACGAGACCACCGAGGCGATGCAGGAGTTCATCGAGTCGCGTCGCGACATCAGCGAGCCGCCGTGGACCGAGCTCCAGGACTTCGAGGAGTACGCCCACCTCTACAAGCTGGCCTGGTCCGACGACGCCAACCGCTGGCTGCTGTCCACCGTCCCGAGCGCGATGATCTTCGACGACCACGACATCCGCGACGACTGGAACACCTCGATGGCCTGGCGTCAGGAGATGGAGGCGACGTCGTGGTGGCACGGCCGCATCGTGGCCGGCCTGGCGTCCTACTGGGTCTACCAGCACCTCGGCAACCTCTCGCCGGCCGACCGGGCCGAGGACGAGATCTACGCCAAGGTGCTCGCGCACGCCGGCGACGACGAGCTCGACCTCGGTGACGTCCTGGACGCCTTCGCCGAGCGGGTCGACCAGCTGCCGTCGACGTACCGCTGGAGCCACACGCGCGACTTCGACACCCAGGCCCGCCTCGTCGTGGTCGACTCGCGGGCGGCCCGCCAGCTCGACCCGGACAGTCGCGCGATGCTCGACCCGGACGAGGCGGCATGGCTCGACCAGCAGCTCCGTGGCGACGTCGACCACCTGTTCATCGGCACGTCACTGCCGTTCCTGCTGGCGCGCGGGCTGCACCACCTCGAGGCGTTCGGCGAGGCGCTGGCCGGCGGCGCCTGGGGTGAGCGGGGCAGCAAGGTGGGCGAGAAGCTGCGCACGACCGTCGACCTGGAGCACTGGGGGGCCTTCCAGCGCAGCTTCCAGGAGCTGGCGCAGCAGACGATGGAGGTGGCGGCGGGGGAGCGCGGCAGGGCCCCGTCCACGGTCACGTTCCTCTCCGGCGACGTGCACCACAGCTATGTCAGCGAGGCCCGCCCGGCCAGGGGCGGCCGGCGCCTTGAGTCCACGGTCCTGCAGGCGGTGTGCTCGCCGATCCGCAACCCGCTGTCGCGCCACACGCGGTTCGCGACGGCCGTGCTGTCGTACGGGGTGGCCGGGCCGGTCGGCCGGCTCGCGTCGCGCTCGACGAAGGTCCCGGACGCGCCGCTGCGCTGGCACTACGCCGAGGGGCCCTGGTTCGACAACAACCTCGCGCTGCTGCGGGTGGCCGGGCGCGGCCTGCGGATGTGGTGGGTGACCGGCGAGGTCGTCGACGACCACGCGCGGCCGCGGCTGGCGAAGGTGGCTGCCTACGAGCTCGACGAGCAGGGGCACCCGCCGCCGCGCGAGGGCGTGGTGCGGAAGGCCCGGCGCCGGCTCAGACGGCGCTGAGGACGCGGTCGCGCCCGTGGGCGCAGTCGCAGGTGTCCGAGCACGGGAGGTAGGTGTGCGGCCCGTGGCCGCAGCCTCCGCACGGACGGTCGTGCGACAGGTGGACCGTGCTGGTCTCGACGGTGTCCCACATGGTGTTGCCCCCACAGCCTGGTGATCCGAGATGGTCTTTCCCCTATGACGTCCACGGTGCCAGCCCATGACGCGGCCCACGGGCGAACACGCCCGGAATTGCCCGATGTGGGGCACGAATGACCCGTTCGGGCCATGCCCGGTGGTCCGTCAGCGCGGTCGCGACCGGCCTAGGATCGGCGCATGGGTGCCGCACGGGTGGTCGAGCTGTCGGCGCAGCAGGCCCGGCGGGTCGCCGTACGCGCCCAGCTGCTGACCGCGCAGCGGCCCACCGACGTCCTCGACGTCGTCCGGCACCTCGGCTTCCTGCAGGTCGACCTGACGAGCGTCGTCGCGCGGCACGCCGACCTCGCGCTGTGGACCCGGCTCGGGAGCACCTACGAGCCGGAGGACCTCGAGGAGCTGGTCGGCAACGGCGCGGTCGTCGAGCACCAGGCGATGCTGCGGCCCAGCGAGGACATCGCGCTGTTCCGCGCCGACATGGACGCCTGGCCCGGCGAGCCCCCGCTCCGGGAGTGGCAGGAGGACGTCCGCGACTGGGTGGCGGCCAACGACGGCTGCCGGCGCGAGATCCTCGCCCTGCTGCGCTCCGAGGGACCCACGGCCGCGCGCGACCTGCCCGACACCTGCGAGGTGCCCTGGCGCTCGACGGGGTGGACCAACAACAAGAACGTGATGAAGCTGCTCGAGTGCCTGGAGGCGCGCGGCGAGGTGGCGGTCGCGTCCCGGGAGGGTCGCGAGCGTCGGTGGGACCTCGCCGAGCGGATCCACCCGGGTGATCCGGCGGTGCCGGCCGAGGAGGCCCACCGCGCCCTCGCGCAACGGCGCCTGCGCGCCCTCGGCGTCGCCCGCCCCCGCGCCCTCGAGGCGTGGCACGAGCCCTACGACGTGCGCGACGTCGGCGAGCCGGCCCGGGTGGAGGGGGTGCGCGGGCTGTGGCAGGTCGACCCGACCCTCCTCGAGGAGGCTGACGGCGCCTGGCGCGGCCGTACGGCGATCCTCTCGCCGCTCGACCGGCTCGTCTTCGACCGCAAGCGCATGGAGGAGCTCTTCGGCTTCGACTACCAGCTGGAGATGTACAAGCCCGCGGCCGCGCGCCGGTGGGGCTACTGGGCGATGCCGGTGCTCGACGGCGACGAGCTCGTCGGGAAGGTCGACGCCACCGCGGACCGGGAGGCGGGCGTGCTGGTCGTCGACGCAGTGCACGAGGACGGCGACTGGTCGCCCGACCGGCGGGCTCGGGTCGACGCGGAGCTGGACGCCCTGGCCGCGTGGCTGGGGCTCGAGGTGGAGCGCGCCTGACACCGTGTGTCGGGACAGTCCTTGTTCGGCTCCACCTGTACGGGAGCGCCCCGGGGTACTCGCGGACACGTGGGGGCGAACATCGACTGACCATCCCTTCCGAGGCCAGCGGCCGCCTCAGGCCGTGCGCACGACGGCGAGGACCGTCTCGTCGGGCGCGTCGCCGACGCAGCCCACGAGCCGGGCGCCGTCGCCCAGCGGGGCGTCCACGACGCGCGCCAGCTCGATCTCCGCCGAGCCGGCACGCACGGTCGTCACGACGCCACTGTGGATGACGGAGTCGACGGCGTCGATCGGGGGGCCGGAGGCCTCGCTCCCGCTGCCGCGGACGTGCATCCGGGCCGGGATGTCGATGCGCGTGCCGCCGTCCTCGAAGAACATCGGTGACTGCTCGGCCCCGGTGAGGACGGCCGTCACAAGGGTGGCGGCCCACACCGGGTCGCCGCAGCCGTCGTAGACCCAGCGCTCGCCGAGCACGGAGTGGTGGGCGGTGGTGACCAGGTGCTCCTCGGCCGCGGGCAGGGGTGCGGCGCGGTAGGTGAGCGGCACCTGCAGGAGAGCCCCGTCCGTGGTGCGCCACAGGAGGGTCTCGACGCCCACCTCGCCGGCGGGGTCGTCGAAGCGGTACTCCGCGACCTTCTCCGCGACGACCAGACCCTCCGCCCAGGTCTGCGTGGGGAGCCACGTCGCGACGGGCTCCTGCTTGGACGGCGTGAGCGTGGCGCGGTGGACGATGCCCATGCCCGGAGCCTAGAGGTCGAGGTCGAGCGCCTCGGCGAGCCGCTCGGGCTCGGCCACGGCGAGGGTGGCCCCCGGGTGCCGGATGGTGGCGGTCGGGTCGATGGCCGGCACCGGCTCGTGGAAGCGCAGGCACAGCGCGCGGTCGCCGTTGGTGGTGAAGGAGACGCCGCGGTCGCTCAGGGACAGGTGCGGCGGGCCTGCGGTCTTCGCGAAGCCGAAGCCGCCGGTGACCTCGGCCCCGGCGATGTTGCTGCGCGGGGTGAGCAGCCGCCTGGGCCCGTAGCGGACGTAGAGCCACGACGGCCCGACCTCGACGGTCGTCGTCCGGGGGGTGATCCCGAACGGGCGGGCGGCGCGGGCGTACGACGGCGCGAAGGCGAAGTCGAAGGAGGTGACCGGCTCGACGGTGGTCTCGCCGCCGGGCTCGCCCACGAGCCCGCGCAGCGCGGCGCCCGCGGGGACCCGGTAGGGCTGGAGCAGCGCGGCGGCGCGGCCGGGCACGCGGAGAAACGCGCGGCTCCCGCCGGCCGGAGCCGCCACGACGTGGTGGTCCATCCCGACCGACACCGGACCGCGTCGCACGGTCCACGACCACGTGCGCAGCTCGGGGTCGACGCGCGTGATCTCGAAGTCGACGGCGACCCCGGCGGGGCCGTGCACGCGGCCCGACGTGCCGACCGCGAGGACCGGGTCGCTCGACTCGACGTGGGTGATCAGCTGAGCCCAGTCCGGCCAGGTGCCGGGGGTGGTGAAGCGTCGCCAGGCCTCACCGGCACTGGCGGGTCCCTGCGCCTCGACGAGCACCGGGGCCCTCCGTCAGAGCTCGACGGTGTCGTTGTCGCCCAGGTCGGGCTTGCTGCGACCGATCAGCCCCTTGGCGAGCTCGATCGCGGAGACGACCTTGCCGGGGGACTCCCAGTACTCCGCGGTGGCGCCGTCGACCTGCAGGAGCACGTTGGTCGGGTCCTCGGGGCCGCCGGTCATGAAGGCGCCGGCCGAGGCGTCCCAGAGCTCCTCGAGCTTGGCCCGGTCGTCGTTGACCCGCGCGGTGCCGGTCAGCGAGACCCAGCCGACGTCGCTGGCGTAGGACACGTTGACCCGCGGGTCGGCCTGGATGGCACGCACCTTGTCGGTGTCGCGCTCGGTGAGGAACCACGTCGTGCCCGGGTGCTCGAAGTCCTGGTTGCCCATCGGGGTCGAGACCAGCGACCCGTCACCGGCGATGTAGGTGAGCACGGCGATGCGGGTCTCCTTCATGATCTCGGCAACGGTCGCGAGCTGGTCGTCATGGGTGGTCATGTCCTCGACACTGGCACGCCGGTCAAGGCGGGCACCCCATCCGGAGGGGCGGGCGGTCACACACCTCCCCAGCGGCGCGTCGTACTGGCAGGATTGCCGCAGCCACGGGGCGGCGGACACGCCGGGAGCGACGAGGGAGACGCGGACGATGACGAGCACACACCCAGCCGACGACCATGCGCTGATCAGGGTCGAGGGCGCGAGGGAGAACAACCTCAAGAACGTGTCGGTGGACCTGCCGAAGCGCCGGCTCAGCGTCTTCACGGGCGTCTCCGGCTCCGGCAAGAGCTCGCTGGTCTTCGCGACCATCGCGGCGGAGTCGCAGCGGATGATCAACGAGACCTACAGCGCCTTCGTGCAGGGGTTCATGCCCTCGCTGTCGCGTCCCGACGTCGACCACCTCGAGGGCCTGACCACGGCGATCATCGTCGACCAGGAGCGGATGGGCGCCAACCCGCGGTCCACCGTCGGCACCGCGACCGACGCCAACGCGATGCTGCGGATCCTCTTCAGCCGGCTCGGGGACCCCTACGTCGGGCCGCCGACGGCGTACTCCTTCAACGTCCCGACCCGCAAGGCGAGCGGGATGATGACGACGGAGAAGGGCGGTCGCACCGAGCGGCGGATCGCCAAGCAGGAGGTCTACCTCGGCGGCATGTGCCCGCGCTGCGAGGGCATGGGCAAGGTCAACGACATCGACCTGACCGCGCTCTACGACGAGGAGAAGTCGCTCTCGGACGGCGCCCTCACCGTGCCCGGCTACTCCATGGACGGGTGGTACGGCCGGCTCTTCGAGGGCATGGGCCTGCCGATGGACAAGCCGATCAAGTCGTTCACCAAGAAGCAGCTCGAGACGATGCTGTGGTCGGAGCCGACCAAGCTCAAGGTGGAGGGCGTCAACCTCACCTTCACCGGCATGATCCCGCAGATCCAGAAGTCGATCCTGTCCAAGGACCCCGAGGCGATGCAGCCGCACATCCGGCGGTTCGTCGACCGGGCGGTGACCTTCCAGACCTGTCCCGAGTGCGAGGGCACGCGGCTCACGCCCGAGGCGCGGAGGTCGAAGATCAACGGCATGTCGATCGCCGACCTGTGCGCGATGCAGATCAGCGACCTCGGCGACTGGGTCCGCGACCTCGACGAGCCGTCGGTCGCGCCGCTGCTCAAGGGCCTGCAGCACCTGCTCGACTCGTTCTCCGAGATCGGCCTGGGCTACCTCTCGCTCGACCGCCCGGCCGGCACCCTGTCCGGTGGCGAGGCGCAGCGCACCAAGATGATCCGTCACCTCGGCTCGTCCCTCACCGACGTCACCTACGTCTTCGACGAGCCCACGATCGGGCTGCACCCGCACGACATCGAGCGGATGAACAACCTGCTGCTCCAGCTGCGCGACAAGGGCAACACCGTGCTGGTGGTCGAGCACAAGCCGGAGACCATCGCGATCGCCGACCACATCGTCGACATCGGCCCCGCCGCGGGCGCTGCGGGCGGCAGCATCTGCTTCGAGGGCGACCTCGAGGGGCTCCGGAGGAGCGGCACGATCACCGGTAAGCACCTCGACGACCGGGCGACGCTGAAGGACACCGTGCGCGAGGCCACCGGGACCATGGAGGTGCGCGGCGCGAGCACGCACAACCTCAAGGACGTCGACGTGGACGTGCCGCTCGGCCTGCTGACCGTCGTCACCGGCGTCGCCGGGTCGGGCAAGAGCTCGCTCATCCACGGCTCGCTCGCCGGGCGCGACGAGGTGATCGTCATCGACCAGGGCGCCATCAAGGGGTCGCGGCGCAGCAACCCGGCGACCTACACCGGGCTGCTCGAGCCGATCCGCAAGGCCTTCGCCAAGGCCAACGGGGTCAAGCCGGCGCTGTTCAGCGCCAACTCCGAGGGCGCGTGCTCGACCTGCAACGGCGCCGGGGTCATCTTCACCGAGCTCGGCCCGATGGCCACCGTCGAGTCGCCGTGCGAGGAGTGCGAGGGGCGCCGGTTCAAGGCCGAGGTCCTGGAGTACACCCTCGGCGGCAAGGACATCGCCGAGGTGCACGAGATGTCGGTCCTCGCCGCGCGCGAGCTCTTCAGCGACGGGGAGGCCAGGATCCCGGCCGCGATGAAGATCCTCGAGCGGCTCGTCGACGTCGGTCTGGGCTACCTCTCGCTGGGCCAGCCCCTGACCACGCTGTCGGGCGGCGAGCGCCAGCGCCTCAAGCTGGCCACGCAGATGGGGGAGAAGGGCGACGTCTACATCCTCGACGAGCCCACCACCGGCCTGCACCTCGCCGACGTGGAGAACCTCCTCGGCCTGCTCGACCGCCTCGTCGACTCCGGCAAGTCGGTCATCGTCATCGAGCACCACCAGGCCGTCATGGCCCACGCCGACTGGATCATCGACATCGGCCCCGGCGCCGGCCACGAGGGCGGCACGATCGTCTACGAGGGCCCGCCGGCCGACATGGTCGCGGCGAAGGAGCCGACGCTCACGGGCAAGCACCTGGCTGCGTACGTCGGCGCGTGATGCTGCTCCTCCACGGGCTCGGCGCCACCGGCGGGGTCTGGCGCGGCGTCCTCCGCCCGCCGCGGGCGCTGGCGCCCGACCTGCCCGGTCACGGCGGCGCTGCCTGGGACCCGCCCTACACCTTCGAGCGGCACGCCGAGGCGGTGCGACCCCTCCTCGAGTCCTTCGACCACCCGGTGCCGGTGCTCGGACACTCGATGGGCGGCGTGGTCGCGCTCGCCCTGGCCGCGCTGGCGCCCGAGCGGGTGACCGCCGTGGTGGCGCTCGGCGTGAAGGTGTCGTGGCCGCCCGAGGACGCGGCGCGGGCGGTGGCGACGGGCGAGCGTCCGGTGACGGCCTACGACACGCGCGAGCAGGCGGTCGACCGGTTCCTGCGCGTCTCCGGCCTCGCCGGGCTGGTGCCCGCCGACGACCCGATGGTGGACACCGCCGTCGTGGACCGCAGCGCCGCGGGAGAGGGGAGTGGCTGGCGGCTCGCGCAGGACCCGCGCACGTTCGCCGTCGGCGTGCCCGACATGGCCGGCCTGCTCGCCGCCGTCGCGTGCCCGGTCGTGCTCGCCCGCGGCCAGCACGACCCGATGGTCACCGCGCAGGACCTCGAAGGGCTGGTGACCGACCCGGTGAGCCTGCCGGGGCTGGGGCACAACGCCCACGTCGAGGACCCGTCGGCGGTGCTCGCCCTGGTCCCGTGAGCACGACTGACGGCCCGGGCGACTGCGCAGCAGGGCCTCAGACCTGGCAGACCGGGCACCAGTAGAGCCGGCGGGCCGCGATCTCGCCGTCCTGGACCGGCGTGCCGCAGATGCGGCAGGGCAGGTCGGTGCGGCGGTAGACGTAGTGCGCGTCCTCGCGGCGCGGCCGGCCCGAGGGGCGTTCGCGGTCCTCGGGGAGCGTCGTGACGATGCGACCCGCGCGGACCCCGGCGCGCAGCAGCACCACCAGGTCGTCCCACAGCGCGTGGAGGACGGCGGCGTCGTGGTCGCGGCCGGGCCGGAACGGGTCGAGGCGGTGGCGGAACAGGACCTCGGCCCGGTAGACGTTGCCGACACCGGCGACGACCGACTGGTCCATCAGCAGGGTCGCGATCGGGGCGCGGCTGCGCAGCACCCGGGCCACGAACGCCTCGACGTCCGGGCGTCGCCGCAGCGGGTCGGGACCGAGGCGGGCCAGGATGCGCCCGCGCTCGTCGTCGGTGAGCACCTCGCACGCCGTCGGGCCACGCAGCTCGAGCCAGTGACCGCCGCCGACCAGCCGCAGCCGCAGGGCGCCCCGGGGCGCCGGTGCGGGCAGCGTGCCGTCCCGGAACGTGCCGTAGAGGCCGAGGTGGACGTGGAGCCACAGGTCGTCGTAGCGGTGGAAGAGGTGCTTGCCCCAGGCGTCGGTGGCGCTCAGCGCGCGGCCGTCGAGCAGGCGCGCGCCGTCCTCGAACCTGCCCTGGGGGCTGTCGGCCGAGACGTGCCGGCCCCCGATGAGGCGGGCGTGTCGTCGGGCGAGTCGGTGGATGGTGTGTCCTTCTGGCACGGACCGATCGTTGCCGACGCCGACAAGCGAGCAGCCACCGGCGCCCGCCCCGGGACCTGCGAGCATGGCTGCATGAGCCCGACGGACCCCGCTCCCGGCGACACCTCCGACCTGCGGTCGACGGTGGCGACACGTCCCGTCGTCCTCGACGGCGGGCTGGCGACCCTGCTCGAGCGGCACGGCCACGACCTGTCCAGCCACCTCTGGTCGGCGCGGCTGCTGCGCGACGACCCGGCCGCCATCGAGGACGCCCACCGCGAGTTCTTCGCCGCGGGCGCCGAGGTGGCCACGACCGCTTCCTACCAGGTGTCGTTCGAGGGCTTCGGCACCGAGGGCGTGGACCGTGGCGAGGTCGAGCGGCTGCTGCGCCGCAGCGTGGCGCTGGCGGCTGCGGCGCGCGACGAGGCCGCACCGGGCGGCTGGGTGGCCGCCTCGGTCGGGCCGTACGGCGCCGTGCTGGCCGACGGCTCGGAGTACCGCGGCGACTACGGCCTGGACGTGGCCGCGCTGCGCGCGTTCCACCGGCCCCGGCTCGACGTCCTGGCCTCGACCGTCGGTGCGGGCGCCGACGTGCTGGCGGTCGAGACTGTCCCGTGCCTCGCCGAGGTCGAGGCCGTGCTGGCCGAGCTCGACGGCAGCGGCGTGCCGGCGTGGCTGTCGCTGTCCGCGAGCGAGGGTCGCACGCGGGCGGGGGAGCCGCTCGAGGAGGCGTTCGCGATGGCGGCCGACGTCGCCGAGGTCCTCGCGGTGGGCGTCAACTGCACGACCCCGGCCGACACGGGAGCCGCCGTGGAGGCCGCCGGTGCGCACAAGCCAGCCGTCGTCTACCCCAACTCGGGCCAGTCCTGGGACGCCGAGGTCCGGGCCTGGACCGGTCGCTCGGCGTTCCACCCCGAGGACGTCTCGGCGTGGGTCGCCGCCGGCGCCCGGCTCGTGGGCGGCTGCTGCCGGGTCGGCCCGGAGGACATCGCGTCGCTGCGGGAGGCGCTCGCCGGCTCCGCCTGAGCCGCCCGTCGGTGTCGCGGGAGTCGGTCCGAGGTCGGCCCGACGTCAGTCCGAGGTCAGCACGACGAGCTGCTGCGTCGCGCGGGTCATCGCGACGTACCGGTCGACCGCGCCGGTGATCCCGTCCCCGAGCCGCTCCGGGTCGACGAGCACGACCATGTCGAACTCCAGGCCCTTGGCGGTCTCCGGCGTCAGCGACCGGACCCGACCGCCGAACGCCCGCTCGAGCGTGGCGTCCCGGCTGTTGTCGCGGGATGCGTCGATGACCACGGCGGTGCCGTCGTGCGCGGCCAGCCAGCCGGCGAGGATCGCGTCGAGATCGGCGGCGGGGGAGTGGAGCACCGGCACGCCGCTCTCGCGGATCGACGTGGGGACGTTGGCCTCCGGCAGCGCGGCGCGGATGACCGGCTCGGCCTCGGCCATCACCTCAGCGGGCGTGCGGTAGTTGACGGTCAGTGGGGCGACCGTGGCGTGCGGCAGGCCGATCCGTGCGAGCCGTTCGCCCCAGGACTCGGTGAAGCCGCGGCGCGCCTGCGCGCGGTCGCCGACGATCGTGAAGCTGCGCGACGGGTTGCGCCGCAGGAGCACCTGCCACTCGGCGTCGGTCAGCTCCTGCGCCTCGTCGACCACCACGTGCGCGAACGGCCCGGCCAGCAGGTCGGCGTGGGCGGTGGGCAGCGCGCCGTCGTCCACGAGGGCCGTGCGGAGGTCGTGGTGGACGAGCATCGACACCAGCCCGTCGCCGTACTCGTCCGCACCGCTCTCGCGCGCCGTCGTGCGCAGGTCGTCGACGACCTCGTCCATCCGGGCGCGCTCGCGCGCCACGGCAGCGTGCGTACGACGCCGGCGGCGCGACGCCTCGGGGTCGCCGAGCCGCAGCCGCGCGGCGTCGAGCAGCGGCAGGTCGGCGTACGTCCACGCCTCGCCCTCGGCCCGGCGCAGCGCGGTGACCTCCTCGGGCGCCAGCCAGGGCGCGCAATGGCGGAGGTAGGCGGGGACGGACCACAGGTCGCCGACCACGTCGGTGTGCTCGAGCAGCGGCCACGCCCGGTCGACGGCGTCGCGCAGCGCGCCGTGCCGGTCGAGCACGCGCCGGAGGGCGTCGGGGGAGACGTCGTCGAGGGCATCGCCCAGCTTGTCCACAAGGATGGTGAGGACGGCGTCCCAGACGTCGTCGCGAGCCAGGTTGTGCGGTGTGCCCGGATCGGGGGAGGCGAAGGCCTCGGCCCACTCCGCGACGGTGAGCCGGACGTCGGCCCACGGCGTCTCGACCAGCATCGGTTCGGTGGGCGGCTCCTCGTGCAGCGCGACGGCCGGCTCGATGGCGGCGACCATCCTGACGTCGGCCTTGAGCGACGCCACGTGCGGGTCGGCCTCGGGGACGGCGCCCGCGGACTCGGGGACGAGGTCGCGGACGGTGCAGGTCTCCACGCCGTCCTCGCCGAGGCTGGGCAGGACGTCGCTGACGTAGGCGAGGTAGGGCTGGTGGGGCCCGACGAAGAGGACGCCACCGCGGCGGTGCCCGAGCCGGGGGTCGGCGTGGAGCAGGTAGGCCGTGCGGTGCAGCGCGACGACCGTCTTGCCGGTGCCCGGCCCGCC
This genomic stretch from Nocardioides renjunii harbors:
- the mmuM gene encoding homocysteine S-methyltransferase; the protein is MSPTDPAPGDTSDLRSTVATRPVVLDGGLATLLERHGHDLSSHLWSARLLRDDPAAIEDAHREFFAAGAEVATTASYQVSFEGFGTEGVDRGEVERLLRRSVALAAAARDEAAPGGWVAASVGPYGAVLADGSEYRGDYGLDVAALRAFHRPRLDVLASTVGAGADVLAVETVPCLAEVEAVLAELDGSGVPAWLSLSASEGRTRAGEPLEEAFAMAADVAEVLAVGVNCTTPADTGAAVEAAGAHKPAVVYPNSGQSWDAEVRAWTGRSAFHPEDVSAWVAAGARLVGGCCRVGPEDIASLREALAGSA
- the helR gene encoding RNA polymerase recycling motor ATPase HelR, which encodes MQPETSPDPHQHTAPFALPDSLAAKADPALIDRDRAHFAAVADSLSHAVTELETSLAETRRMPAGHGTAALERDQEVHRLTARLRALRRYDLDLCLGRIVHADRDEPTYIGRFGLADPGGRRLLVDWRSPAAEPFFAATHAQPHGLVSRRRYRWTAGRIVDYWDEAFTEEGLAHTAALDDQSAFIATLGGSRTPRMRDVLATIQADQDAIVRAGSRGALVVDGGPGTGKTVVALHRTAYLLHADPRLGHRRGGVLFVGPHQPYLAYVSDVLPSLGEDGVETCTVRDLVPESAGAVPEADPHVASLKADVRMVAAIEPAVALHEEPPTEPMLVETPWADVRLTVAEWAEAFASPDPGTPHNLARDDVWDAVLTILVDKLGDALDDVSPDALRRVLDRHGALRDAVDRAWPLLEHTDVVGDLWSVPAYLRHCAPWLAPEEVTALRRAEGEAWTYADLPLLDAARLRLGDPEASRRRRRTHAAVARERARMDEVVDDLRTTARESGADEYGDGLVSMLVHHDLRTALVDDGALPTAHADLLAGPFAHVVVDEAQELTDAEWQVLLRRNPSRSFTIVGDRAQARRGFTESWGERLARIGLPHATVAPLTVNYRTPAEVMAEAEPVIRAALPEANVPTSIRESGVPVLHSPAADLDAILAGWLAAHDGTAVVIDASRDNSRDATLERAFGGRVRSLTPETAKGLEFDMVVLVDPERLGDGITGAVDRYVAMTRATQQLVVLTSD
- a CDS encoding Fpg/Nei family DNA glycosylase is translated as MPEGHTIHRLARRHARLIGGRHVSADSPQGRFEDGARLLDGRALSATDAWGKHLFHRYDDLWLHVHLGLYGTFRDGTLPAPAPRGALRLRLVGGGHWLELRGPTACEVLTDDERGRILARLGPDPLRRRPDVEAFVARVLRSRAPIATLLMDQSVVAGVGNVYRAEVLFRHRLDPFRPGRDHDAAVLHALWDDLVVLLRAGVRAGRIVTTLPEDRERPSGRPRREDAHYVYRRTDLPCRICGTPVQDGEIAARRLYWCPVCQV